The Mycolicibacterium aichiense region GAGCCAGCACGTGGAAGCCGTGTTGTCTGAGCGCGGTGGCGGCGGTGGAGCCCAGCCCGTCCTGGCCGGTGGAGTTCGACACCTGCACCGTGATGTCCTGCGGGTCGGTGGTGACGGCGTTGACCAATTCAGTCTGGGGCGTTTGTCCCGATTGCTCGACCGGGCTGGGTTTGGCGGCCTGAATGGCATTCTGCGAGGCCGTCATCGGGCTCGTCGTCGCGTTGGTGTCGTTCTCGCCGGGCAGCGGATCGTCGTTGATGATCGCGTCGAACAGCGCGCGGATGTCCTGGGTGCGGGGCGGTTCGTTGCCGTCGGCGTCGGTGATTCCGGTGGTGGGCACGGTGACGAAGGTGATCCGGCCGGCGTTGACGCCCTGCAGCGACTGGCCGAGGTCGACCAGGTCCTTGGTCCGGACGTTGTCGACGTAGGTGTCGTCGATGAATTCGTTGACCACGTTGTTCAGCTTGGTGAGGCTGAACAACGTGTCCTTGGAGATGATCGAGCGCAGCAGTGAGGACAGGAACAGCTGCTGGCGCTTGATCCGGCCGTAATCGCCGTTGAGCTCGGTGGTGACCTGGCGGGCGCGGACGTAGTTCAGCGCGGTGTGCCCGTCGAGCGTCTGGCGGCCCGCGTTCTCCAGCACGGTGCCCAGCTCGTAGTCCTTCAGCGGGGTGGTGCTGCACACCTCGACGCCGCCGACCGCGTCGACCATCTTGGAGAAGCCCGCGAAGTCGACGGCCATGAACCGGTTGATCGACAGCCCCGACATCTTCTGGATGACCTTGACCAGGCATTTCGGCCCGCCATAGGCGTATGCGGAGTTCAGCTTCGTCTCGGTGTAGCGGTAGTCGTCGCTCATCTCGCCGGTGGCCTTGTCAGCGACCGGGCCGTACTTGCCGGTGTCGGGGTCCCAGGCCTGACAGTAGGCGGGAGTGATGGCCAGGTCCCGGGGGAACGACACCACGACGACGCGCTTGCGGTCGGCGGGGACGTTGACCAGCATCACGGTGTCCGACCGGGCGCCGCCGGCGTCTTCGGTGGTGCCTGCCCCGATCTCGCCGTTGGCGCCGGTGCGGCTGTCGACGCCGACGATCAGGAAGTTCTCGTCGCCGAATTGTGCGTTCGGATCGATGATGTCGCGCGAATTGGTGTCCAGCGCCGCGACATTGCGCAGCAGATCGTTCTTGGTGGACTGCCACTGCCAGGCGCCGCCGGTCAGCACCAGGGCGGACACCGCGAACAGCGCTGCCGCGGATCGTCCGGCCAGCAGCACGGGCTTGCGGCGCGACTTGGGTTTCTTCTTTTCTGTGCTCGACGGCGCCGCATCGGGGTCGGCGGCCAGCGGACCGCGCGCGCGTCGGATCGCCTCGAGGTCGGGCACTTCGTCGGCGTAGGCGGCGGTGACGACCGGAATGGGTTCGGTGAGGTCGGTCAGGCCGGCGACGCCGGTGGCGTCGTCGGCACGCTCGTCGTCGTCCTCGGCCCGGTGCCGGGTGGGCTCGGTCGCGGGGCGGGAGCCGGACACCTTCGCGATCAGGTCGGCGACGGTGACGCCTTGGGTGTGATTGCCGCTCGGGGGAGCGGGTGCTGTGACCCGTTCCCAGGGCGCGGCGCGGGCCGCTGCACGAGGCGTCCTGGTCACCCGCTCGCCCTCGTCGGAGGCGCCGTGCTGGCCAGGAGTGGCGTTGCCGCCGTCACTCATGTTCCAGTCGCCTCCGACTCTAGGTCGTGCGCATCGACGCGCGTGCACATTGATGGTCCGGTTGTACCGACACCTCGGCCGGCATCGATGCGCGGCCGTCTCAACTGTCCTATGTCTTGTAGCAGCAGTCGGTGGCTGTCCGCCACTCCAGGGCCCCACGACAAGACAAGATCACCATCGTACTGAGACAAGCCGTCGACCCGCCAGCTCGCACAGGTGTCGGGACCGTCTCGGTTCAGCCTCCGGAGTTCATCACATCAGCCCCCGCGGGCACCGTGCAGTCGTCGGGGTCGTCGAGCCAGCCCTCCGGCAGAGTGACCGACGATGCCGACCCCTGACGTCCTCGCGGTCCTGTCGCGGCGTCCGGAAACGGGATGTCGCGATCGAGGCGGTCGAGCAGGCTGTCCAGCTCCGCCAGGGTCTTGACCAGCGCCAACGCTCGCCGTATGTCGGCACCCGCGGGAAAGCCGTGCAGATACCAGGCGACGTGCTTGCGGATATCGCGCATGCCCTTGTCCTCGCCGAAGTGATCGGCGAGCAGCTCGCCGTGGCGGCGGATGATGTCGGTGACTTCACCGAGCGTCGGCGGGGTCGGCGTCGGCGAGCCGGTGAACGCCGCTGAGAGCTCGGCGAACAGCCAGGGCCTGCCAAGGCAACCGCGGCCGATGACGACTCCGTCACATCCGGTCGACGCCATCATCGCCAGGGCGTCGTTGGCCTCGAAGATGTCGCCGTTGCCGAGCACCGGGATCGTCGTCACCGCTTCTTTGAGTCGGGCGATCTCGTCCCAGTCGGCGGTTCCGGAGTAGCGCTGGGCCGCGGTGCGCGCGTGCAGCGCTACCGCGGCGGCACCCTCCTGCTCGGCGATCCGGCCCGCATCGAGGTGGGTGCGGTGATCGTCGTCGATGCCGATCCGGAATTTGACGGTCACCGGCACCGAGGTGCCTTCGGTGGCGCGGACAGCGGCGGCCACTATTTGGCCGAAGAGCCGTCGCTTGTAGGGCAGTGCGGCACCGCCGCCGCGACGGGTGACCTTGGGTACCGGGCAGCCGAAGTTCATGTCGATGTGGTCGGCGAGATCCTCGGTGACGATCATCCGGGCGGCCGCATAGGTGGTCGCCGGATCGACCGTGTAGAGCTGCAACGAACGCGGCGACTCCTGTGGAGCGAACGTCGTCATGTGCATGGTGACCGGGTGGCGTTCGACGAGCGCTCGGGCGGTCACCATCTCACAGACATAGAGGCCGGACACGGTTCCGGCCCGTGCCTCCTCGAGCTCCCGGCACAGGGTGCGGAACGCGACGTTGGTGACGCCGGCCATGGGCGCCAAGACAACCGGGCTGCGGAGGGCGAAGGGCCCGATCCGCAGCCCGGTGGCCGCTGGTGCGATGTCTGCTATGTTGCCGCCCCTGCCAATGCCTTGGCGCTGCGCTTCTCGGCGAGACGCGCGTCCCGCTCGAGTTTGCGAGCCTTGGACTCTTCGAACTTGTCGGCGGCCTCTTCGATTTCCGTGATCAGGTTCGCCAGATCGTCGCGCATTGCCGCGGCTTCGCCGGTGAAGTCGTCGCGCTCGAAGATGCGCCACTTCT contains the following coding sequences:
- a CDS encoding LCP family protein translates to MSDGGNATPGQHGASDEGERVTRTPRAAARAAPWERVTAPAPPSGNHTQGVTVADLIAKVSGSRPATEPTRHRAEDDDERADDATGVAGLTDLTEPIPVVTAAYADEVPDLEAIRRARGPLAADPDAAPSSTEKKKPKSRRKPVLLAGRSAAALFAVSALVLTGGAWQWQSTKNDLLRNVAALDTNSRDIIDPNAQFGDENFLIVGVDSRTGANGEIGAGTTEDAGGARSDTVMLVNVPADRKRVVVVSFPRDLAITPAYCQAWDPDTGKYGPVADKATGEMSDDYRYTETKLNSAYAYGGPKCLVKVIQKMSGLSINRFMAVDFAGFSKMVDAVGGVEVCSTTPLKDYELGTVLENAGRQTLDGHTALNYVRARQVTTELNGDYGRIKRQQLFLSSLLRSIISKDTLFSLTKLNNVVNEFIDDTYVDNVRTKDLVDLGQSLQGVNAGRITFVTVPTTGITDADGNEPPRTQDIRALFDAIINDDPLPGENDTNATTSPMTASQNAIQAAKPSPVEQSGQTPQTELVNAVTTDPQDITVQVSNSTGQDGLGSTAATALRQHGFHVLAPDDYTGTVTATTVMFSAGNEQAAATVAAAFPAAQMERMDGLGETVQVVLGPDFSSVAAPPPSGSAVSVQVSHNSKSTPTELPEDLTVTNAADVTCE
- the dusB gene encoding tRNA dihydrouridine synthase DusB yields the protein MRIGPFALRSPVVLAPMAGVTNVAFRTLCRELEEARAGTVSGLYVCEMVTARALVERHPVTMHMTTFAPQESPRSLQLYTVDPATTYAAARMIVTEDLADHIDMNFGCPVPKVTRRGGGAALPYKRRLFGQIVAAAVRATEGTSVPVTVKFRIGIDDDHRTHLDAGRIAEQEGAAAVALHARTAAQRYSGTADWDEIARLKEAVTTIPVLGNGDIFEANDALAMMASTGCDGVVIGRGCLGRPWLFAELSAAFTGSPTPTPPTLGEVTDIIRRHGELLADHFGEDKGMRDIRKHVAWYLHGFPAGADIRRALALVKTLAELDSLLDRLDRDIPFPDAATGPRGRQGSASSVTLPEGWLDDPDDCTVPAGADVMNSGG